Proteins co-encoded in one Malus domestica chromosome 09, GDT2T_hap1 genomic window:
- the LOC103442781 gene encoding uncharacterized protein, which translates to MEKMREGGRVNTVLFTAGAAVLMACLKRFILMVFLMEHWRAWVFLLLNLVLLAVVFTSISSRTSNTDRNRECENNAEGFKRNEGAKRREYRCPSAPQIVERVKVCEDEVCKRSASCGGESEQERVEDDTEEEEVRKLSKEDLNERVEAFIVMFRQHLVSDSRN; encoded by the coding sequence ATGGAGAAGATGAGAGAGGGTGGGAGAGTAAACACAGTTTTGTTCACAGCAGGAGCAGCTGTGTTGATGGCATGTTTGAAACGTTTTATATTAATGGTGTTTCTCATGGAGCATTGGCGGGCGTGGGTTTTCCTTCTACTCAACCTCGTCCTCCTAGCCGTTGTTTTCACCTCCATTTCTTCCAGGACATCGAATACTGATCGAAATCGCGAATGTGAAAACAATGCCGAAGGATTCAAAAGAAATGAAGGAGCAAAAAGAAGAGAATATCGATGCCCATCAGCTCCTCAAATAGTTGAACGAGTTAAGGTATGTGAGGATGAAGTGTGCAAGAGATCGGCGAGCTGTGGCGGCGAGAGCGAGCAAGAGCGGGTTGAAGACGAtacggaggaggaggaggttagGAAGCTGTCGAAGGAGGATTTGAATGAGAGAGTGGAAGCCTTCATCGTTATGTTCCGGCAGCATTTGGTTTCCGATTCAAGGAATTAA